The proteins below are encoded in one region of Aequorivita iocasae:
- a CDS encoding DUF3822 family protein, with translation MQQKTTKIQNTINNRLSVQVSLNGLSFLVTNPENEEAIFFLEKKLDYSTTPEELLMEIESIMFTNNILNSTFSEVSLVYSTPVYSLVPATLFDETKASEYLKFNSRILANDYMAHDILENLEIVVVYVPFMNINNFFFEKYGSFSYYHSVTVMLKTILEKEKYSLPKMYLHFQKNSFDCIVFKNSGLQLCNSYTYKTPEDFIYYTLFCMEQLSLSPENLPVVLLGEIEKEDENFKIAYSYIRNLEFLDSDFSNKINLNPAKSHQHFILKNVL, from the coding sequence ATGCAGCAAAAGACAACTAAAATACAAAATACTATAAACAATAGACTGTCCGTTCAAGTTTCTTTGAACGGGCTTTCTTTTTTGGTAACAAATCCAGAAAACGAAGAGGCTATTTTTTTCCTGGAGAAAAAACTTGACTATAGTACTACTCCAGAAGAGTTGCTCATGGAGATAGAATCCATTATGTTCACAAATAACATATTGAATAGTACTTTCAGCGAAGTTTCCTTGGTATACTCCACACCCGTCTATAGCCTAGTGCCCGCTACCCTTTTTGATGAAACCAAAGCCAGCGAATATTTAAAGTTCAACTCCAGAATATTGGCCAATGACTACATGGCCCATGATATTCTGGAAAATTTGGAGATTGTTGTGGTGTATGTCCCTTTTATGAATATCAACAATTTTTTCTTTGAAAAGTACGGTTCCTTTAGCTACTACCATTCCGTTACCGTAATGCTGAAAACAATTCTTGAAAAAGAAAAATACTCGCTGCCCAAAATGTATTTGCACTTTCAGAAAAACAGTTTCGATTGTATTGTATTTAAGAATAGCGGATTGCAGCTTTGCAATAGCTACACTTACAAAACTCCCGAAGATTTTATCTATTATACTCTTTTCTGTATGGAACAATTAAGCCTAAGCCCAGAAAATCTTCCAGTAGTACTGTTGGGTGAAATTGAAAAAGAAGACGAAAATTTCAAAATTGCTTATTCCTACATCCGAAATTTAGAATTTTTGGATTCTGATTTTTCGAACAAAATTAATCTCAACCCCGCAAAATCGCACCAACATTTCATATTAAAAAATGTACTTTAA
- a CDS encoding RsmD family RNA methyltransferase: MRIISGTYKGRRLTAPKNLPVRPTTDFAKEALFNILRVRYYFDEIKVLDLFAGTGNISFEFASRGVQNITAVDAHVGCVQYINKVSEEFEFPITTIKSDVNKYLEKASGKYDVVFADPPYDFSTEILKELLEEIISKSLLNTEGILIIEHAKQNDLSNFPHFIEARKYGSSIFSFFA, encoded by the coding sequence ATGCGTATCATTTCAGGAACATATAAAGGAAGAAGATTAACGGCGCCCAAAAACCTCCCCGTTCGCCCTACTACCGATTTTGCCAAAGAGGCCCTTTTCAACATATTAAGGGTTCGCTATTATTTTGATGAAATAAAGGTTCTGGATCTTTTTGCCGGAACCGGAAACATTAGCTTTGAATTTGCCTCGCGCGGTGTTCAAAATATTACAGCTGTGGATGCGCATGTAGGATGCGTTCAATATATAAACAAAGTTTCAGAAGAATTTGAATTCCCCATTACTACCATAAAGTCTGATGTAAACAAGTATTTGGAAAAAGCTTCAGGAAAATATGATGTTGTTTTTGCAGACCCTCCGTATGATTTCTCAACGGAAATTTTAAAAGAATTATTAGAAGAAATAATTAGCAAATCTTTGCTGAATACCGAAGGAATTCTTATTATTGAACACGCTAAACAAAATGATCTTTCCAATTTTCCACATTTTATTGAGGCCCGGAAATACGGAAGTTCCATATTTAGTTTTTTTGCTTAG
- a CDS encoding DNA polymerase III subunit gamma/tau has product MEHFIVSARKYRPAVFKDVVGQQAITNTLENAIENNHLAQALLFTGPRGVGKTTCARILAKKINQDGTEKEGEDFAFNIFELDAASNNSVDDIRNLIDQVRIPPQVGKYKVYIIDEVHMLSSAAFNAFLKTLEEPPKHAIFILATTEKHKIIPTILSRCQIFDFRRIGVRDIKDHLAEVAKAENIEAEDDALHIIAQKADGALRDALSIFDRVVSFAGKNLTREAVTENLNVLDYTWYFQITDLLLENNIPQVLVTYNEILSKGFEGHHFIMGLASHFRDLLVCKNQETINLLEVGEQVKTMYFEQSQKTSTQFLIDGIDIANTCDLKYKNSQNQRLLVELCLMQLASLTFQGEKKNSNNGRRFVIPPSYFKSEIYTSEKITSAGNVLPKPFKKVGAEIEEKNSAVQEPSEEISSENDTSKNTISKENPESGEPKKVIERPQILAERNAKKVSALSLKSIQKKQEIKQELVANQPDAENLPTNEFSEEEMQAAWTEYTTNVESDGKYNLLSHLTMGVPKLDGSIIHLEFPNQTIKTEVERAKYELLGFLREKLQNYDVDLDITVNETSEKRYAYTTREKFEKMKEKNPLIEKLRKEFDLDI; this is encoded by the coding sequence ATGGAACACTTCATTGTATCAGCCCGAAAGTACCGGCCTGCCGTTTTTAAAGACGTTGTTGGGCAACAAGCTATTACCAATACGCTCGAAAATGCCATAGAAAATAACCATCTTGCTCAGGCATTGCTTTTTACAGGGCCACGTGGTGTGGGGAAAACAACCTGCGCTCGAATTCTCGCCAAAAAAATAAACCAGGACGGCACCGAAAAGGAAGGTGAGGATTTTGCATTCAATATTTTTGAATTGGATGCCGCTTCAAACAACTCTGTAGATGATATTCGCAACTTAATAGATCAAGTTCGAATCCCACCGCAGGTTGGAAAATACAAGGTTTATATAATTGATGAGGTGCATATGCTCTCTTCAGCTGCTTTTAACGCTTTTTTGAAAACGTTGGAAGAACCGCCGAAACACGCCATTTTCATTTTGGCGACTACCGAAAAGCACAAAATAATACCCACCATACTTTCACGCTGCCAGATTTTTGATTTCAGAAGAATTGGGGTTCGTGATATTAAGGATCACTTGGCAGAAGTAGCAAAAGCGGAAAACATTGAAGCCGAAGACGACGCGCTTCACATCATAGCCCAAAAAGCCGATGGTGCTTTGCGTGACGCACTTTCCATTTTTGATCGCGTAGTAAGTTTCGCTGGGAAAAACCTTACTCGCGAAGCAGTTACCGAAAACCTGAACGTACTTGATTACACTTGGTATTTCCAGATTACCGATTTGCTTTTGGAAAACAACATCCCGCAGGTTTTGGTTACTTACAACGAAATACTTTCAAAAGGCTTTGAGGGGCACCATTTTATTATGGGCCTTGCCTCCCACTTCCGCGATTTGCTTGTTTGCAAAAATCAGGAAACCATAAATCTTCTGGAAGTTGGCGAACAGGTAAAAACCATGTATTTTGAGCAATCGCAAAAAACAAGCACACAGTTTTTGATTGATGGAATTGATATTGCAAACACTTGCGACCTAAAATATAAAAACAGCCAAAACCAACGGCTCCTTGTTGAACTTTGCTTGATGCAGCTTGCTTCCCTGACTTTTCAGGGCGAAAAAAAAAACTCCAATAACGGCCGACGTTTCGTAATACCTCCCTCCTATTTTAAGAGCGAAATATATACTTCAGAAAAAATAACTTCTGCAGGAAATGTGTTACCAAAGCCTTTTAAGAAAGTTGGAGCAGAAATAGAGGAAAAAAATAGTGCGGTTCAAGAACCTTCAGAAGAAATTTCTTCTGAAAATGACACGTCTAAAAATACCATTTCCAAAGAAAATCCTGAGAGTGGAGAACCTAAAAAAGTAATTGAACGCCCACAAATCTTAGCAGAAAGAAATGCAAAAAAAGTTTCTGCACTTTCACTAAAAAGCATTCAAAAAAAGCAAGAAATAAAACAGGAACTGGTTGCAAACCAGCCCGATGCTGAAAATCTTCCCACAAACGAATTTTCTGAAGAAGAAATGCAGGCTGCCTGGACCGAATATACTACAAATGTTGAAAGCGATGGGAAATACAATCTGCTTTCACATTTAACGATGGGCGTTCCAAAACTGGACGGTTCCATCATTCACCTTGAATTCCCCAATCAAACCATAAAGACCGAAGTGGAGCGGGCAAAATATGAGCTGTTAGGTTTTTTGCGAGAGAAACTTCAGAATTACGACGTGGATTTAGACATTACCGTAAACGAAACCTCCGAAAAGCGATATGCATACACCACGCGCGAAAAATTTGAAAAAATGAAGGAAAAAAATCCATTAATTGAAAAGTTGCGCAAGGAATTTGATTTGGATATTTAA
- the miaE gene encoding tRNA-(ms[2]io[6]A)-hydroxylase, whose translation MLGLKLPTDPRWVNIVEKNIEDILTDHAWCEQKAASTAVSLIVSFPEYTELIQEMIALVKEEISHFKMVHDKILERGWVLGRDRKDEYVLQIVQFFPKGGSRTTQLVHRLLYAALIEARSCERFRLLSEELEDKELAEFYRKLMVSEANHYTMFLGFARQYGDRKEVDQKWNELLSFEADVMKDLGKHQSIHG comes from the coding sequence ATGCTTGGTTTAAAACTTCCCACAGACCCGCGTTGGGTAAACATAGTTGAGAAAAACATAGAAGATATTCTTACCGACCACGCGTGGTGTGAACAGAAGGCAGCCTCCACGGCGGTTTCTTTGATTGTGAGTTTTCCTGAATATACTGAGCTCATTCAGGAAATGATTGCTTTGGTAAAGGAAGAAATAAGCCATTTCAAAATGGTTCACGACAAAATTCTGGAGCGTGGTTGGGTTTTGGGGCGTGACCGAAAGGATGAATATGTATTACAGATTGTACAATTTTTCCCTAAAGGCGGTAGCCGCACCACACAACTAGTCCACAGGTTACTATATGCAGCCTTGATTGAGGCGCGCAGCTGCGAGCGCTTTCGATTGCTCAGCGAAGAGCTGGAAGACAAGGAACTTGCAGAATTCTATAGGAAACTGATGGTAAGTGAAGCAAATCACTATACAATGTTTCTAGGCTTTGCACGCCAATACGGTGATAGAAAAGAGGTAGACCAAAAGTGGAACGAACTACTTTCCTTCGAAGCCGATGTAATGAAAGATTTGGGAAAACACCAATCCATCCACGGGTAA
- a CDS encoding CPBP family intramembrane glutamic endopeptidase, with protein sequence MANLSNSANQTLKIALAFITLFILYHLAEYMIMFQNNVLGFFIFQVLFITAAWLFGKWYNKQGLKCWGLPFSKTILRNIGFGILLGVLLYSIPFTISLALGIEIVVSIPDATTLIKSSLPFAFGVIFSSFSEDILTRGLIYRYFRNKVSTLLLIIISATIYLLNHIYRLTDAPDTLLYLFLLGIIFIIPLVNTKNLWLTGSMHWAGNTFFFVSHNVVETKTGNDLISSNYLFSLCLILFIPIIWYLSKFTYLKDSKNTME encoded by the coding sequence ATGGCTAATCTATCAAACAGTGCCAATCAAACTTTAAAAATAGCTTTGGCATTTATCACATTATTTATTTTATACCATCTTGCTGAATACATGATAATGTTCCAAAACAATGTCTTGGGCTTTTTCATTTTTCAAGTTTTATTTATCACAGCTGCGTGGCTGTTCGGAAAATGGTACAATAAACAAGGTTTAAAATGTTGGGGACTTCCCTTTTCAAAAACTATTTTGAGAAATATAGGCTTCGGAATATTACTGGGTGTGCTATTATATTCTATACCCTTTACAATTTCACTTGCCTTAGGTATTGAAATTGTAGTAAGCATTCCAGATGCCACTACGCTTATAAAGAGCAGTTTGCCCTTTGCCTTTGGAGTTATATTTTCTTCTTTTTCTGAAGATATATTGACCCGGGGACTGATTTATAGATATTTTAGAAATAAAGTCTCCACACTTCTACTTATAATTATCTCTGCAACCATCTATTTACTAAACCATATTTATAGGCTTACTGACGCTCCCGATACACTTCTTTATCTGTTTTTATTGGGGATAATTTTCATAATCCCGCTAGTAAATACAAAAAATTTATGGCTTACCGGAAGCATGCATTGGGCCGGAAATACTTTCTTCTTTGTTTCACACAACGTTGTGGAAACAAAAACGGGAAATGATCTTATCTCCTCGAACTATCTATTTTCCCTATGTTTAATCCTTTTTATACCAATAATATGGTATTTAAGTAAATTTACTTATTTAAAAGATTCAAAAAACACCATGGAATAG
- a CDS encoding DUF6090 family protein, which yields MAKIFRRIRIDMLTNNRLGKYLLYAVGEIILVVIGILLALSINNANQEKATQAKELAYLNGLKNEFHANQQKLQNLIDVNKKNYESAKSILAFVDDTIKTNEKRLSQLLFDAFAFEIAFSPNNSLLNEMINSGSLKDISNNELRIHLASWESVMENIKFQEQDLRTQRENVRDLLRSEQGSIRTVFDQTKVSQQVLDIPPKEHRFSNNALVQTRTFENNLLTFILTSTSAETAHYIPLLQEIDKILNLLDTELKRE from the coding sequence ATGGCGAAAATCTTTAGACGCATTCGGATAGATATGCTCACAAACAATAGACTGGGCAAATACCTTCTATATGCTGTGGGAGAAATAATACTGGTGGTTATAGGTATATTGCTAGCCCTAAGCATAAACAATGCAAACCAAGAAAAAGCTACCCAGGCAAAGGAACTGGCTTATCTGAACGGTCTTAAAAATGAATTTCATGCCAATCAGCAAAAGTTGCAGAACCTTATTGATGTAAACAAAAAAAATTACGAAAGTGCCAAAAGCATTTTAGCTTTTGTTGATGATACAATAAAGACAAATGAAAAACGCCTATCGCAATTGCTTTTTGACGCTTTTGCATTTGAAATTGCCTTCAGCCCTAACAATTCCCTTTTAAATGAAATGATAAACTCCGGCAGCTTGAAAGATATATCAAACAACGAACTGCGCATACATCTTGCCTCCTGGGAATCGGTAATGGAAAATATAAAGTTTCAGGAGCAGGATTTGCGTACCCAACGTGAAAACGTGCGCGATTTACTCCGCAGCGAACAAGGAAGCATACGAACGGTTTTTGACCAAACGAAGGTTTCGCAACAAGTGCTCGACATCCCACCAAAGGAACACCGTTTCAGCAATAATGCGCTCGTACAAACAAGAACTTTTGAAAACAATCTGCTCACCTTCATCCTTACCAGTACGAGTGCAGAAACAGCCCATTATATACCCCTACTGCAGGAAATTGATAAAATCCTAAACCTTCTTGATACAGAGCTTAAAAGAGAATAA
- a CDS encoding Ppx/GppA phosphatase family protein yields the protein MLKIEKYGAVDIGSNAIRLLVMSVIEQEGKDTLFKKTSLVRVPIRLGAEVFLDGKISENSANRMVDAMTAFKLLMKTHNITRFRACATSAMREASNGRQVAEAIEKKSGLSINIIDGNDEAAIIASTDLKNLIQDDKVFLYVDVGGGSTELTVFANGKNVASKSFKLGTVRLLEDRVDESIWGEMELWIKKELKDYKHVSMIGSGGNINSIFKKSGKKLGKPLSYLYLSSYYELMKSLSYEERITELDMNPDRADVVIPATRIYLSAMKWSKAKNVYVPKIGLSDGIVKSLYNEKIAAELEVNS from the coding sequence CACGCTTTTTAAAAAAACCTCCTTGGTGCGTGTGCCCATACGTTTGGGAGCAGAAGTTTTTCTGGATGGAAAGATTTCAGAAAACAGCGCCAACCGCATGGTTGATGCCATGACGGCTTTTAAACTACTCATGAAAACCCACAATATAACCCGTTTTAGAGCTTGTGCCACTTCTGCGATGCGTGAAGCTAGCAACGGGCGCCAAGTTGCGGAAGCAATTGAAAAGAAAAGTGGACTATCCATAAATATTATTGATGGCAATGACGAGGCGGCCATTATAGCTTCCACAGATTTAAAGAATTTGATACAGGATGACAAGGTTTTCCTTTATGTAGACGTAGGTGGCGGTAGCACGGAACTTACAGTTTTTGCCAATGGTAAAAATGTGGCCTCTAAAAGTTTTAAACTGGGAACGGTTCGCCTTTTGGAAGATCGTGTGGATGAAAGTATTTGGGGTGAGATGGAACTATGGATAAAAAAGGAACTCAAAGACTATAAACACGTTTCTATGATTGGTAGTGGCGGAAACATCAACTCTATCTTTAAAAAGAGCGGCAAGAAACTCGGAAAGCCTTTAAGCTATTTGTATCTTTCTTCTTATTACGAATTGATGAAATCGCTTAGCTACGAAGAGCGCATTACCGAACTGGATATGAACCCAGACCGTGCCGATGTGGTAATCCCGGCCACGCGTATCTATCTCTCTGCAATGAAATGGAGCAAGGCAAAAAATGTATATGTTCCCAAAATAGGACTTAGTGACGGGATTGTAAAAAGCCTTTATAATGAAAAGATTGCCGCAGAGTTGGAGGTGAATTCTTGA